The following are from one region of the Veillonella nakazawae genome:
- the fmt gene encoding methionyl-tRNA formyltransferase — protein MSNQKQLRVVFMGTPDFSVPTLEALIKAGHSIVGVYCQPDKQKGRGKQVQMPPVKVAALNHNLPVFQPVTLRDEQVQAELEALNPDVVVVIAYGKILPPWLIRLPQYGCINVHASILPKYRGAAPIHYAILNGDTKTGVTIMHMDDGLDTGDIIDIVETDILCGETTGQLFERMALLGGKTIVPVLTRWVNGEIVATPQDDTMATHTAKITKEMGQIDWSKPANEIVNLIRGLNPAPGCYTYLNGKRLKVWSAEVVPSDTTHGLIDVHGKHVPIAISATTVPGTIVSKIAGLGVFCGDGNIILLTEVQPENKKRISAIDFINGHQIKEGIVFGDSI, from the coding sequence TTGTCTAATCAAAAACAATTACGCGTCGTATTTATGGGGACGCCTGATTTTTCTGTTCCTACTTTGGAAGCATTAATAAAGGCTGGTCACTCTATTGTTGGTGTATACTGTCAGCCAGATAAACAAAAAGGTCGCGGTAAACAAGTTCAAATGCCACCTGTAAAAGTGGCAGCTTTAAATCATAATTTACCTGTATTCCAACCGGTAACATTACGTGATGAACAAGTACAAGCAGAACTAGAAGCTCTAAATCCCGACGTAGTAGTGGTTATTGCATACGGTAAAATTTTACCGCCATGGCTTATTCGTTTACCACAATATGGATGTATTAACGTACATGCATCTATTTTACCTAAGTATAGAGGTGCTGCACCAATTCATTATGCCATATTAAATGGTGATACTAAGACAGGTGTTACAATTATGCATATGGATGATGGCCTTGATACAGGCGATATTATTGATATCGTGGAGACTGATATTTTGTGTGGTGAAACAACAGGGCAATTATTTGAACGTATGGCATTACTAGGGGGCAAAACAATCGTTCCAGTATTAACTCGGTGGGTTAATGGAGAAATTGTGGCGACGCCACAAGATGATACAATGGCTACACATACTGCTAAGATTACAAAGGAAATGGGTCAGATTGACTGGTCTAAGCCTGCTAATGAAATTGTAAATCTTATTAGAGGTCTTAATCCAGCTCCTGGATGTTATACGTATCTCAATGGAAAACGTTTAAAAGTATGGTCAGCAGAAGTAGTTCCAAGTGATACGACTCACGGTTTGATAGATGTCCATGGTAAACATGTACCAATTGCAATATCAGCCACAACTGTGCCTGGTACAATAGTATCTAAAATAGCCGGTTTAGGTGTATTTTGTGGTGATGGAAATATAATTCTATTAACAGAAGTCCAACCAGAAAATAAAAAACGCATTTCTGCAATTGATTTTATTAATGGACATCAGATTAAGGAAGGTATCGTTTTTGGAGACTCAATATAA
- a CDS encoding DUF116 domain-containing protein, translating into METQYKQYETYPLYLILSSITCTLITAIIGFLMYVLEPGLSQLHPIAPIISTVIFSVCICVIWLLCISLIIASFGILRLHPIVLRIANRFIYGLFPLSLLIGKVRGVTKDQLRQSMIDLINHLVMLDMYTVDPERILLLTPHCLQESSCVHKVTHDVYNCKQCGRCQVGSLLQIAKEYGCQFIVVTGGTLARMKVKEARPKAIVAIACERDLASGMADVFPIPVIGVLNERPNGPCCNTTVDPQRVRAAVEQLIGRKNDD; encoded by the coding sequence TTGGAGACTCAATATAAGCAGTACGAAACGTATCCGTTATACCTGATATTATCATCAATTACATGTACTTTAATTACAGCAATAATCGGATTTCTAATGTATGTGTTAGAACCGGGGCTTTCACAATTACATCCTATTGCACCCATAATAAGTACAGTGATTTTTTCTGTATGCATTTGTGTTATATGGTTATTGTGTATATCCTTGATTATTGCTAGTTTTGGTATACTACGGTTACATCCTATTGTTTTAAGGATAGCTAATCGGTTTATATATGGATTATTTCCATTATCTTTATTGATTGGCAAAGTGAGAGGGGTTACTAAGGATCAATTGCGTCAGTCTATGATTGATTTGATTAATCATCTCGTGATGCTTGATATGTATACAGTTGATCCAGAACGTATATTGTTATTAACACCTCATTGTTTACAAGAAAGTTCATGTGTTCATAAGGTTACACATGATGTATACAATTGTAAGCAATGTGGTAGATGCCAAGTTGGAAGTTTATTGCAAATTGCTAAAGAGTATGGCTGTCAATTTATAGTGGTAACAGGTGGTACATTAGCGCGAATGAAGGTAAAAGAAGCACGACCAAAGGCTATTGTAGCTATTGCTTGTGAACGTGATTTAGCAAGTGGCATGGCTGATGTATTTCCCATACCTGTCATTGGTGTTTTAAATGAAAGACCTAATGGACCTTGTTGCAATACTACAGTAGATCCTCAACGTGTTCGCGCAGCAGTTGAACAATTAATTGGTAGGAAAAATGATGACTGA
- the def gene encoding peptide deformylase: protein MAVLDVVKAGHPVLKQIAEPVEHVNKKLRALIDDMAETMYETDGVGLAAPQVAVSKRIIVVDDHAGSGLIALINPEITHAEGSQVGPEGCLSVPGYFGDVERFDKITVKGIDPHNKKVTIKAEGFLARIFQHEIDHLEGHLFIEKATNLRLITDHPEEKEIV from the coding sequence ATGGCAGTATTAGATGTTGTGAAAGCAGGTCACCCCGTTTTAAAACAAATTGCGGAACCTGTAGAACATGTTAATAAAAAACTTAGAGCCCTTATCGATGATATGGCGGAAACAATGTATGAGACTGATGGCGTTGGGCTTGCTGCACCTCAAGTAGCGGTGTCAAAACGAATTATCGTCGTAGATGATCATGCCGGTAGTGGTCTCATTGCATTGATTAATCCTGAAATTACGCATGCTGAGGGATCTCAAGTGGGACCAGAGGGTTGTTTAAGTGTACCAGGGTATTTTGGCGATGTGGAAAGATTCGACAAAATTACTGTTAAAGGTATAGACCCTCATAATAAAAAGGTAACAATTAAAGCTGAAGGATTTTTAGCGCGTATTTTTCAACATGAGATTGATCATTTAGAAGGTCATTTGTTTATTGAAAAAGCAACTAACTTACGATTGATTACTGATCACCCAGAGGAGAAAGAAATTGTCTAA